The Deinococcus puniceus genome segment GGGTCAAATAGGTCGGGGGCAGACAGCTCACGGCCAAACCCCTTGGCCCCAGACAGGCAAACCTGACCTGCTGTGTCCCCCGCAGACTTTACACTGCCCCCATGTCTGACCCCACCTTTTCTTCCCCTGCGCCGGAGCGTCAGACCGATGCGCCCGCTGTGAACCTGAGCAAGCCGGGGCGAGATTCACTGGCCCCTGACCTTCCAACCGCGCCCACTCCTCCCCCCACCATCAGCACCTATCCTGTCGGTTTTACTGGAACGTCAGGCGAATTTTTCCGGCTGTGGATCGTCAATACGGCACTGACCATCGTGACGCTGGGGTTGTATTTGCCGTGGGCCAGAGTCAGAACCCGGCAGTATTTTTACGGGCATACGTGGGTAGACGGCCAGAACTTCGAATACACCGCCAACCCGCTGGCCCTGCTGCGCAGCTACCTGATCGTCTCGGCGTTTTTCGGTGCGTACACGCTGGCCACCAATCTCCAGTTTCAGGGCTGGGAATGGGTGGTGGGCATCATCGGCGTTGGTTTCGTAGCGCTGTATCCGTGGTTGGTCATGAAATCCATGCGCTTTCTGGCGGCCAGCACAGCGCACCGGGGACTGAATTTCCGCTTTCATGGCAAGGCAGGCGGGGCGTATCTGGCCTACGGGGTCGCCAATATCGCGGCGGGCTTGTCCAGCGGCTTGGCCCTGCCTTGGGCGTGGTACATGCAGCGGCGCTATCAGGTCGAACACGCCGCGTTTGGCCGCGCCCGCGCCACCTTCCGGGGCGATGTGGGCAACTTTTATGTGATCGGCCTGACGGCGCTGGGACTGGTCATCGGGGCGGTGGTGGTGCTGGCTGTGCCCCTGATCGCGGGGTTCGCCCTGCTCTCGTCCAACAATCCTTTTTCGGACAGTACCGACGTTGGATTTTTGGGGGCTTTTGCCGGAATAGCCGTGCTGTATCTGGCTTTTCTGGCGGCCTACTCCTTGTCGTGGCAGTACATCCGGGGCGCGACGCTGAAGCTGGTGCTGAACAGCCTCGAACTGGGCGGCGTGGTGCGAACCCGCGCAACATTCAGCCCGTGGATGCTGGCGTGGATCGGCCTCAGCAACGCCGCCGTGCAGGTGCTGACGCTGGGGTTGGCCACGCCTTGGGCCGCCGTGCGCCGCTCCCGCTACGTGCTGGGCGGGATAGAGGTTCTGGCCATTGCCAGCCTCGACGACTTCGCCGCCGATGCGACGCCGGGCGAGAATGCGTTGGGCGAGGCCGCCACCGAACTTCTCGACATCAATCTGGGGTTCTGATGACGGGCAACGGAGCCGACCATGCACCTGAGCGCGTGCAGATAGAGGGCATTTATTTTGATGGCCGCAGCAGCCGTGACCGCGCCGCCCGGCTGACCGTTCAGGGCGATCAGGTGACGCTGCAGGCCGACAGTGACGGCATTGCTGGCGGCACAGAAGCCCGCTGGCCGTTGACACAGGTGACCATAGAGCCGCCGCTGCCGGGCGTGCGCCGGGTGCTGAAATTTCCAGACCGAACCCGCTTTGAAACGGCAGACGACACGGCGATTCGGGCCATAGAGCAGCGCACCCGCCGCAACCGGATGCTGGGCGCCGTGCGGACACTGGAGGGCAGTTGGGGGCTGGCGCTGGGCGCTCTGGCGGTCATGGCGGCGTTCGTGTGGGGTTTTATTACCTTTGGCCTGCCCGCCATAGCCCGCACCGCTGCGGCAGCCACGCCCCCCAACGTGCTGGCCACCTTTGACCGGGAAACGGTGGAATTGCTGGATCAGCCGCCGTATCTGGGGCCGTCCAAACTGAGTGCGGCGCGGCAGGCCGAGTTGCAGCGCGGGTTCCGGCAGGTGGTGGGTTGGGCGGGCGGCGCGTACCCGTACCGCCTGCTGCTGCGCGACGGCCAGCCGAAAACCGAGGGAGAGGACAGCTTCGGCGGCTTTCCGCTGGGGGCCAATGCGTTCGCGCTGCCGGGCGGCACAGTCGTCATGACCGATCAGTTGGTGGCGCTGGCCCGCAGTGACCGCGAGCTGATGGGCGTGCTGGCGCACGAATCCGGCCACGTGACCAGCAGGCACGGGCTGGCGGGGGTGTATCAGGCGCTGGGGCTGACGCTGCTGACCACGGTGGTCACGGGCGATCTGATCAGTGCCGGAACCTTCGCCGCCGCCGTACCCGCCGCCCTGCTGCAACGCGGCTACTCGCGGGCTGCCGAAACGCAGGCCGACGAGGTGGCCGGAGCCTTTATGCTGGAAAAGTACGGCACCACCAAGCCCCTGCGCGACATCTTGGCCCGCCTAGAAGCCGACGACGCCGAGGCCGATGAAAACAGCGTCAAGGAGGGGAATTCCTTGGAAAACCTATTGCAGAGTCATCCCGGCACAGCAAACCGCATCGAGCATCTGCGGGAGCTGGAGCAAGCGGCGAAGTAGAGCGGGCGCGTTTGGGCGTTGACCCTCTGTTGCCCAGTCACCTTCACTGCCTCATCTCCAACACCTCATACGGACTCCGCTCCATTCCGCCATATCCGGGACAGCACCGGATACGGCTCCATATCGCGTAGCCCGTACTCTTTCCTCCTCGCTCTGCTCGGATTAAAGCGCCAAACTATGGCGCTTTCAATCGGAATCAGGATCACCTCCCAGAAACAGAGGAACCGGGGGCCGTCTCTACCCCAGTTCCCCTCGCTGACATCCGTCCCGTTCAGCGTTTGAAATTCAGCAAGGTCACGCTGGCGACTTTGCCGTTGACGCCGCGCCCCACCAGCAATTGAGTGCCGCCTGCATTCCACGTCAGGCCGCCGTCGTACAAAGACAGAGGCACGCTGCGGGCCAGTTCCGTGCCACTGCTGGGGTCTAGAACGATGATGCCGGAGTAAGCGCCGCTGACATTCAGGGCCAGTTCCTTGCCGCTGGGACTGAAGCGCAGGTCATCCACCCAGCCCGAAAACTTGAGCTGCTTGAACGGCGTGGTGGCGTTCTTCTTGAACAGCCAGACCTCGGCCTCATCGTCGCGGCGCAGGCCGAGGGCAATCGTGCCGTCTGGGGCGAGGTCAAGGAGGTTCGCCTCGGCTCCTTCGGGCAACTGGGCCTCGGTGGTGATCTCGTCGGTCTGGGCATTGACGCGCAGGGCGTAGCCGTCGTAGGTCACGAGGGCGATTTCCTTGCCGTCTGCGCTGACCGCCACCAGATCGAACAGGTCATCTCCAAAATCGAGGTCTTCGGCGCTATGAACAGAGGTGGTGTTGCGGGCCAGATCGGTGACGGCCAGCGTGTAGCCGTCGTGGGTCAGCAAAAACTTGCCGTCAGAGCTGATCTGAAAGAGTTGAAGATCGTCTTCGAAGTCGGTGAGGGCTGGGCCGGACACCAGCTTGCTCCCCTGCATCAGCCCGACCTCGTAGCCGTCTTCGGCATCGATCAGGGCCAGCGTCACGCCCGCCGCCGAAGCCAAGATCGGCACGGCGGCGTCACCCGTTTCCAGCGGGCGGTTGTTGGCGGCGGCGCTGCCCAGCACCGTGCCCGCGTTGTATTGCAGCGCGGTGGGCTGCGTTCCGGTCAATCCGACGCTCTGCACTTTGCTGGCCGGGAAGCCGAGGATCTTACTTCCGGCAGGCTGCGTGACCGCCAACACACTGGGCGGAAAATTGCTGGACAGCCCGATGGCGACGCCGCTTGCCGACACGATCAGGCGGTCTTCTTCCAGCGGAGACTTCAGCACGCTGCCCACCTTGTTGCCCGTGGCGACGGCCAGTTGCTCCAGACTGCCGCCTTCCATCAGCAGCAGGTTGGCACTGTTCAGGAAGGCGATTCCGGGCACCTTCAGGCTGGTGGTAAGGGTACGGGCGGGGGCAGAGGCACTCAGAATCTGCACCTTGCCGCTGTCGCCCGAAATGGCCCCCACCGTGCCGTCCGGACTGAGGGCCGCGTTGCCGATTTTGGTGTAGGTGGCGCTGGGGCCTTTCTTTTTGAAGGTGGCGGTGTCGGTGATGAAGGCCTTACCGTAATCCACGACCAGCGCCGTTTTGCCGTCGGCAGAGGTGATCAGGTCTTCGGGGCCGTATTCGGCCAGTTGGGTGGTGGCCCCGGTTGCCGGATTCAGCACCAGCAAGGGCGCGTCCTGATCGTCTTGCAACAGCAACAAGGAATTGTCGGCCCGGAACGCGCCGCGCACCACCGGAAAAGATTTGGTGTCGCCCACAGGCGGCCAGCGCCGCACTATTGCCCCGCCCGCCACGCGCCACACGTACAGCACACCGTCGGAACGTCCGGCCACCAGCGTGCCGTCTGGGCTGACGCTCAGGCGGGTCACGGGTTCGGTGGGGCCGCGCAGGGTAGACAGAGCCTTGCCTGCCGGGTCAGCGATCACCACCGTATTTTCTACGGCAATGGCGACCCGCTTGCCGTCCCGGAACCACGCGGCGTCTTGGGCCACCCCGTTATTGAGGGCGTAGGACTGCGTGACCGTCAGGCTTCCCGCCAACGCAGATGGAAACGCCAGAGCCAGCGACAAGGCCAGCAACGAAGAACAACGATTCATAGAACCTCCGGGCAAGGCTGAGAAATGCTGCTGGAAGACAGGCGGGAAGAGGAACCGTGACGAC includes the following:
- a CDS encoding YjgN family protein translates to MSDPTFSSPAPERQTDAPAVNLSKPGRDSLAPDLPTAPTPPPTISTYPVGFTGTSGEFFRLWIVNTALTIVTLGLYLPWARVRTRQYFYGHTWVDGQNFEYTANPLALLRSYLIVSAFFGAYTLATNLQFQGWEWVVGIIGVGFVALYPWLVMKSMRFLAASTAHRGLNFRFHGKAGGAYLAYGVANIAAGLSSGLALPWAWYMQRRYQVEHAAFGRARATFRGDVGNFYVIGLTALGLVIGAVVVLAVPLIAGFALLSSNNPFSDSTDVGFLGAFAGIAVLYLAFLAAYSLSWQYIRGATLKLVLNSLELGGVVRTRATFSPWMLAWIGLSNAAVQVLTLGLATPWAAVRRSRYVLGGIEVLAIASLDDFAADATPGENALGEAATELLDINLGF
- a CDS encoding M48 family metallopeptidase; its protein translation is MTGNGADHAPERVQIEGIYFDGRSSRDRAARLTVQGDQVTLQADSDGIAGGTEARWPLTQVTIEPPLPGVRRVLKFPDRTRFETADDTAIRAIEQRTRRNRMLGAVRTLEGSWGLALGALAVMAAFVWGFITFGLPAIARTAAAATPPNVLATFDRETVELLDQPPYLGPSKLSAARQAELQRGFRQVVGWAGGAYPYRLLLRDGQPKTEGEDSFGGFPLGANAFALPGGTVVMTDQLVALARSDRELMGVLAHESGHVTSRHGLAGVYQALGLTLLTTVVTGDLISAGTFAAAVPAALLQRGYSRAAETQADEVAGAFMLEKYGTTKPLRDILARLEADDAEADENSVKEGNSLENLLQSHPGTANRIEHLRELEQAAK
- a CDS encoding WD40 repeat domain-containing protein, with translation MNRCSSLLALSLALAFPSALAGSLTVTQSYALNNGVAQDAAWFRDGKRVAIAVENTVVIADPAGKALSTLRGPTEPVTRLSVSPDGTLVAGRSDGVLYVWRVAGGAIVRRWPPVGDTKSFPVVRGAFRADNSLLLLQDDQDAPLLVLNPATGATTQLAEYGPEDLITSADGKTALVVDYGKAFITDTATFKKKGPSATYTKIGNAALSPDGTVGAISGDSGKVQILSASAPARTLTTSLKVPGIAFLNSANLLLMEGGSLEQLAVATGNKVGSVLKSPLEEDRLIVSASGVAIGLSSNFPPSVLAVTQPAGSKILGFPASKVQSVGLTGTQPTALQYNAGTVLGSAAANNRPLETGDAAVPILASAAGVTLALIDAEDGYEVGLMQGSKLVSGPALTDFEDDLQLFQISSDGKFLLTHDGYTLAVTDLARNTTSVHSAEDLDFGDDLFDLVAVSADGKEIALVTYDGYALRVNAQTDEITTEAQLPEGAEANLLDLAPDGTIALGLRRDDEAEVWLFKKNATTPFKQLKFSGWVDDLRFSPSGKELALNVSGAYSGIIVLDPSSGTELARSVPLSLYDGGLTWNAGGTQLLVGRGVNGKVASVTLLNFKR